In Sphingobacterium zeae, one genomic interval encodes:
- a CDS encoding alpha-L-fucosidase: MSKIFQTLLCLCCLLLGHSLFAQTSLQKKILEQSQLDFVNLGFGMFIHYGMPTFMEQDWSDPNAALELFKSPKLNADQWAKAAKSANMSYGCLTTKHHSGFPIWNTKTTDYNVMNTPLHRDVVKEFTEAFRKNGLRVMLYYSILDMHQGIRPHTITKAHIQLIKDQLTELLTQYGEIDALVIDGWDAPWSRISYDDVPFDDIYYLVKSLQPKCLLMDLNSAKYPGDALFYTDIKSYEQGAGQFISKEHNKLPAMACLPLQQNWFWKTSFPNTAVKDVNELVEKFIIPYNNAYCNFMLNVAPNSDGLMDQNALEALKKIGTLYKNRPNYSTLPSYQAPIVDHNIAKQVPSYSSWSDDMNIMDFANDDNFGSAWVSNPAIKGEVWYELDFERSKPFNSVVITEGKDNPSQYNLSYLKDGKWQPIAAKAVQQGRIKMFRFDQVLGQKLRFSIKPEKGHAVVNEIGVYQERR, encoded by the coding sequence ATGTCCAAAATTTTTCAGACACTACTCTGTCTATGTTGCCTCCTGCTGGGCCACAGCCTGTTTGCGCAAACCAGTCTTCAAAAAAAAATACTTGAGCAGAGTCAGCTCGATTTTGTCAATCTAGGATTTGGCATGTTTATCCATTACGGGATGCCAACTTTTATGGAACAGGACTGGTCCGACCCCAATGCTGCTCTTGAATTGTTTAAATCACCCAAACTCAACGCAGATCAATGGGCCAAAGCGGCCAAATCGGCAAATATGAGTTATGGCTGCCTGACAACCAAGCATCACAGTGGTTTCCCGATCTGGAACACCAAAACTACAGATTATAATGTCATGAATACACCTTTACATCGTGACGTTGTTAAGGAGTTTACTGAAGCCTTTCGCAAAAATGGTCTTCGGGTAATGTTGTATTACTCGATACTGGATATGCACCAAGGTATACGGCCGCACACCATTACCAAAGCCCATATCCAGCTGATCAAAGATCAGCTGACCGAATTGCTCACCCAATATGGAGAAATCGATGCCTTGGTGATTGATGGCTGGGATGCACCTTGGTCGCGCATTTCGTACGATGATGTTCCTTTCGATGACATCTATTATCTTGTCAAATCATTACAGCCCAAATGCCTATTGATGGACCTCAATTCAGCAAAATACCCTGGTGATGCCCTCTTTTACACAGATATCAAATCTTACGAACAGGGAGCGGGGCAATTTATTTCCAAAGAACACAACAAACTTCCTGCTATGGCCTGTCTTCCCTTACAGCAAAATTGGTTCTGGAAAACCTCATTCCCAAATACTGCCGTCAAGGATGTCAATGAGCTGGTTGAGAAATTCATTATCCCCTACAACAACGCCTATTGCAACTTTATGCTCAATGTAGCCCCGAACAGTGATGGTCTCATGGATCAGAATGCACTCGAAGCCTTGAAAAAAATCGGCACATTGTACAAAAATAGGCCCAACTACAGTACTTTACCCAGCTACCAAGCTCCTATTGTCGACCACAATATAGCCAAACAAGTACCTTCATACAGCAGCTGGAGTGACGATATGAATATCATGGATTTTGCCAACGATGATAACTTTGGTAGTGCCTGGGTCTCCAATCCGGCAATTAAAGGTGAAGTCTGGTATGAATTGGATTTTGAACGTAGTAAACCTTTCAATAGTGTGGTTATTACTGAAGGAAAAGACAATCCTTCACAGTATAACTTATCCTATCTGAAAGATGGAAAATGGCAACCTATCGCAGCCAAAGCCGTGCAGCAAGGGCGTATCAAGATGTTTCGCTTTGACCAAGTATTGGGACAAAAACTACGTTTCAGCATCAAACCTGAAAAAGGCCATGCGGTCGTAAACGAAATCGGCGTATATCAAGAGCGCCGATAG
- a CDS encoding RagB/SusD family nutrient uptake outer membrane protein, whose amino-acid sequence MKRLFYIPVVALLFSSCELNELPKAGATEDDIFGSESGLKNYSNSFYRNITSGSDAYKGDAMADYSAVNSLNDFMVGGAYSAEISSGWSWTTLRNINQLIAKCNSPKLSDAIKNNYIGLARFFRAWFYYEKVVRFGDVPWVDHPLAVDETDILKAPRDSREAVMKHIMEDLDFAYANITNTGGDGSTVNKWTALGLKTRIALFEGTFRKYHKLNLATQPEVFFQMAVDAGKILMENGPYGLNISADPKTSQRQLFTSNTPVTKEVMLAVTFSKDLALLNDANWWWTSATYGPRLSLVRPFINSFLNVDGTPYTDRPNFQTEEFYEECQNRDLRLSQLIRTPGYSRNGQPAPPNFASFTYTGYQPIKYTLDDPYYDNGGYNTNAVPLMRYAEILLNYAEAKQELGTFNEADWSKTIGALRSRAGITSGTNTLPTKVDTYLKNTFFPEVNNPVLLEIRRERQVELALEGFRFNDLKRWKLGPLMANLPWTGIYIPALDKLIDIDHNGTPDVVFYDGSKSAPSITVPAGVAKVAIGGKSTNFQTMTSDNHLEWFKAVKRTWDDNNKQYLYPIPSAAIVLNGNLTQNPGWSK is encoded by the coding sequence ATGAAAAGATTATTTTATATACCTGTGGTTGCACTTTTGTTCAGTTCTTGCGAACTGAATGAGCTGCCGAAGGCAGGAGCTACCGAGGACGATATCTTCGGGAGTGAAAGTGGATTAAAAAATTACAGTAACTCCTTCTATCGGAATATCACTTCAGGAAGTGACGCGTATAAGGGCGATGCAATGGCTGATTATTCGGCTGTAAACAGCCTGAATGATTTTATGGTCGGTGGTGCGTATAGCGCGGAAATCAGTTCGGGCTGGTCGTGGACGACTTTACGCAATATCAATCAATTGATTGCTAAGTGCAACAGTCCCAAATTGAGCGATGCCATCAAAAACAACTATATCGGCTTAGCCCGCTTTTTCAGAGCTTGGTTTTATTATGAAAAAGTGGTGCGTTTTGGCGATGTGCCTTGGGTAGATCATCCGCTGGCGGTGGATGAAACAGATATCCTCAAGGCACCACGGGATTCGCGCGAGGCGGTCATGAAGCATATCATGGAAGATCTGGACTTTGCCTATGCCAATATCACCAATACGGGAGGCGATGGCAGTACGGTTAATAAATGGACAGCACTTGGTCTTAAAACAAGAATTGCACTATTTGAGGGTACATTCCGTAAATATCATAAACTCAATCTGGCTACACAGCCGGAAGTATTCTTCCAGATGGCAGTCGACGCTGGCAAGATTTTAATGGAAAATGGGCCTTATGGACTTAATATCTCCGCAGATCCTAAAACATCACAGCGACAGTTGTTTACCAGTAATACGCCAGTGACAAAAGAGGTCATGTTGGCCGTAACTTTCAGTAAAGATCTTGCGCTTTTGAACGACGCCAACTGGTGGTGGACATCAGCGACCTACGGTCCACGTTTAAGTTTGGTAAGGCCTTTTATCAATAGTTTTTTGAATGTTGATGGTACTCCTTATACGGATAGACCCAACTTTCAGACGGAGGAGTTCTATGAGGAATGTCAAAATCGCGACCTGCGCTTGTCGCAGTTGATCCGGACGCCAGGATATTCCCGTAATGGACAGCCTGCTCCCCCAAATTTTGCAAGTTTTACCTATACGGGGTATCAACCGATCAAGTATACTTTAGACGATCCCTATTACGACAATGGCGGTTACAATACCAATGCAGTTCCTTTAATGCGTTATGCGGAAATATTATTAAACTATGCTGAAGCGAAACAGGAACTAGGTACTTTCAATGAGGCGGATTGGTCGAAAACTATTGGAGCATTACGTTCAAGGGCTGGAATAACAAGTGGAACGAATACACTGCCGACCAAAGTGGATACCTACTTGAAAAATACATTCTTCCCTGAAGTAAACAATCCTGTGCTTTTGGAAATCCGCCGGGAAAGACAGGTGGAACTGGCACTGGAAGGATTCCGTTTCAACGATTTGAAACGCTGGAAGCTTGGACCGCTAATGGCTAATTTGCCTTGGACAGGTATCTATATTCCAGCGCTGGATAAATTGATCGATATCGATCATAACGGTACACCTGATGTTGTCTTTTATGACGGTAGTAAATCTGCTCCTTCGATCACTGTCCCAGCAGGAGTGGCCAAGGTGGCTATCGGTGGTAAAAGTACCAATTTCCAGACTATGACTTCAGACAATCACCTGGAATGGTTTAAGGCGGTGAAGCGTACTTGGGATGACAACAACAAGCAATACCTTTACCCAATTCCGTCAGCAGCGATTGTGCTGAACGGAAATCTGACTCAGAATCCGGGTTGGAGTAAATAA